Proteins from one Mesoplodon densirostris isolate mMesDen1 chromosome 1, mMesDen1 primary haplotype, whole genome shotgun sequence genomic window:
- the PCDH18 gene encoding protocadherin-18 isoform X5, giving the protein MYQMNAKMHFRFVFALLVVSFNSDVLGKNLKYRIYEEQRVGSVIARLSEDVADVLVKLPNPSTVRFRAMQRGNSPLLVVNEDSGEISIGAKIDREQLCQKNLNCSIEFDVITLPTEHLQLFHIEVEVLDINDNSPQFSRPLIPIEISESAAVGTRIPLDSAFDPDVGENSLHTYSLSANDFFNIEVRTRTDGAKYAELIVVRELDRELKSSYELQLTASDMGVPQRSGSSILKISISDSNDNSPAFEQQSYIIQLLENSPIGTLLLDLNATDPDEGANGKIVYSFSSHVSPKIIETFKIDSERGHLTLFKQVDYEITKSYEIDVQAQDLGPNSIPAHCKIIIKVVDVNDNKPEININLMSPGKEEISYIFEGDPIDTFVALVRVQDKDSGLNGEIVCRLHGHGHFKLQKTYENNYLILTNATLDREKRSEYSLTVIAEDKGTPSLSTVKHFTVQINDVNDNPPHFQRSRYEFAISENNSPGAYITTVTATDPDLGENGQVTYTILESFILGSSITTYVTIDPSNGAIYALRIFDHEEVSQITFVVEARDGGSPKQLVSNTTVVLTIIDENDNIPVVIGPALRNNTAEISIPKGAESGFHVTRIRAMDRDSGVNAELSCSIVAGNEENIFVIDPRSCDIHTNVSMESVPYTEWELSVVIQDKGNPQLHTKVLLRCMIFEYAESVTSTAMTSVSQASLDVSMIIIISLGAICAVLLVIMVLFATRCNREKKDTRSYNCRVAESTYQHHPKRPSRQIHKGDITLVPTVNGTLPIRSHHRPSPSSSPTLERGQMGSRQSHNSHQSLNSLVTISSNHVPENFSLELTHATPAVEQVSQLLSMLHQGQYQPRPSFRGNKYSRSYRYALQDMDKFSLKDSGRGDSEAGDSDYDLGRDSPIDRLLGEGFSDLFLTDGRIPAVQL; this is encoded by the exons ATGTACCAAATGAATGCTAAGATGCACTTTAGATTCGTTTTTGCACTCCTGGTGGTATCTTTCAACTCCGATGTACTGGGCAAGAATTTGAAATACAGGATTTATGAGGAGCAGAGGGTTGGATCGGTAATTGCAAGACTATCAGAGGATGTGGCTGATGTTTTAGTTAAGCTACCTAATCCTTCTACCGTTCGCTTTCGAGCCATGCAAAGGGGAAATTCTCCTCTACTCGTGGTCAACGAGGATAGCGGGGAAATCAGCATAGGGGCAAAAATTGACCGCGAACAACTATGCCAGAAAAACTTGAACTGTTCCATAGAGTTTGATGTGATCACTCTACCCACTGAGCATCTGCAGCTTTTCCATATCGAAGTTGAAGTACTGGATATTAATGACAATTCTCCCCAGTTTTCAAGACCTCTCATACCAATTGAGATATCAGAGAGTGCAGCAGTTGGGACTCGTATCCCTCTGGACAGTGCATTTGATCCGGATGTTGGGGAAAATTCCCTCCACACGTACTCTCTCTCTGCCAATGATTTCTTTAATATCGAGGTTCGGACTAGGACTGATGGAGCGAAGTATGCAGAACTCATAGTGGTTAGAGAGCTGGATCGGGAGCTGAAGTCAAGCTATGAGCTTCAGCTCACCGCCTCGGACATGGGGGTGCCTCAGAGGTCTGGCTCATCCATACTAAAAATCAGCATTTCAGACTCTAATGACAACAGCCCTGCTTTTGAGCAGCAGTCTTATATAATACAGCTCTTAGAAAACTCCCCCATTGGCACTTTGCTGCTAGATCTGAATGCCACTGATCCAGATGAGGGCGCTAATGGGAAAATTGTCTATTCCTTCAGCAGTCATGTGTCTCCCAAAATTATAGAGACTTTTAAGATTGATTCAGAAAGAGGACATTTGACTCTTTTCAAGCAAGTGGATTATGAAATCACCAAATCCTATGAGATCGATGTTCAGGCTCAGGATTTGGGTCCAAATTCAATCCCAGCTCATTGCAAAATTATAATTAAGGTTGTGGATGTTAATGACAATAAACCTGAAATTAACATAAACCTCATGTcccctggaaaggaagaaatatctTATATTTTTGAAGGGGATCCTATTGACACATTTGTTGCCTTGGTCAGGGTTCAGGACAAGGATTCTGGGCTGAATGGAGAAATAGTTTGTAGGCTTCACGGACATGGTCACTTTAAACTTCAGAAGACTTATGAAAACAATTACTTAATCTTGACAAATGCCACGCTGGATAGAGAAAAGAGGTCTGAATACAGTTTGACTGTCATCGCTGAGGACAAGGGGACACCCAGTCTCTCAACAGTTAAACATTTTACTGTTCAAATCAATGATGTAAATGACAATCCACCCCACTTCCAGAGAAGTCGATACGAATTTGCAATCTCAGAGAATAACTCGCCAGGGGCATATATCACCACTGTTACGGCCACAGATCCTGATCTTGGAGAAAACGGGCAAGTTACATACACCATTTTGGAGAGTTTTATCCTGGGAAGTTCCATAACTACATATGTAACCATTGACCCATCTAATGGAGCCATCTATGCCCTCAGAATCTTTGATCATGAGGAAGTGAGTCAGATCACTTTTGTGGTCGAAGCAAGAGACGGTGGAAGTCCAAAGCAACTTGTAAGCAATACCACAGTTGTGCTCACCATCATTGATGAAAATGACAACATCCCTGTGGTTATAGGACCAGCACTGCGCAATAATACCGCAGAAATCTCCATCCCCAAAGGGGCTGAAAGCGGCTTTCATGTCACAAGGATAAGGGCAATGGACAGAGACTCTGGTGTGAATGCTGAACTCAGCTGCTCCATAGTAGCAGGTAATGAGGAGAATATCTTTGTAATTGATCCACGGTCATGTGACATCCATACCAACGTCAGCATGGAATCTGTTCCCTACACAGAATGGGAGCTCTCAGTTGTCATCCAGGACAAAGGCAATCCTCAGCTGCATACCAAAGTCCTTCTGCGATGTATGATCTTTGAATATGCAGAGTCAGTGACAAGTACAGCAATGACCTCAGTAAGCCAGGCATCCTTGGATGTCTCCATGAttataattatttccttaggagcAATTTGTGCAGTGTTGTTGGTTATTATGGTGCTGTTTGCAACTAGGTGTAACCGAGAAAAGAAAGACACTAGATCCTACAACTGCAGGGTAGCGGAATCAACTTACCAGCATCACCCAAAAAGACCCTCCAGGCAGATCCACAAAGGGGACATCACATTGGTGCCTACCGTAAATGGCACTCTGCCCATCAGATCTCATCACAGACCGTCTCCTTCTTCATCTCCTACCTTAGAAAGAGGGCAAATGGGCAGCCGGCAGAGTCACAACAGTCACCAGTCCCTCAACAGTCTGGTGACAATCTCATCGAACCACGTGCCAGAGAATTTCTCATTAGAACTCACCCATGCCACCCCTGCTGTTGAG CAGGTCTCCCAGCTTCTTTCAATGCTTCACCAGGGACAATATCAACCAAGGCCAAGTTTTCGAGGAAACAAATATTCCAGGAGCTATAG ATATGCCCTTCAAGACATGGACAAATTTAGCCTGAAAGACAGTGGCCGTGGTGACAGTGAAGCAGGAGACAGTGATTATGATTTGGGGCGAGATTCTCCAATAGACAGGTTGCTGGGCGAAGGATTCAGCGACCTGTTTCTTACAGATGGAAGAATCCCAGCAG TGCAGCTATGA
- the PCDH18 gene encoding protocadherin-18 isoform X4 has protein sequence MYQMNAKMHFRFVFALLVVSFNSDVLGKNLKYRIYEEQRVGSVIARLSEDVADVLVKLPNPSTVRFRAMQRGNSPLLVVNEDSGEISIGAKIDREQLCQKNLNCSIEFDVITLPTEHLQLFHIEVEVLDINDNSPQFSRPLIPIEISESAAVGTRIPLDSAFDPDVGENSLHTYSLSANDFFNIEVRTRTDGAKYAELIVVRELDRELKSSYELQLTASDMGVPQRSGSSILKISISDSNDNSPAFEQQSYIIQLLENSPIGTLLLDLNATDPDEGANGKIVYSFSSHVSPKIIETFKIDSERGHLTLFKQVDYEITKSYEIDVQAQDLGPNSIPAHCKIIIKVVDVNDNKPEININLMSPGKEEISYIFEGDPIDTFVALVRVQDKDSGLNGEIVCRLHGHGHFKLQKTYENNYLILTNATLDREKRSEYSLTVIAEDKGTPSLSTVKHFTVQINDVNDNPPHFQRSRYEFAISENNSPGAYITTVTATDPDLGENGQVTYTILESFILGSSITTYVTIDPSNGAIYALRIFDHEEVSQITFVVEARDGGSPKQLVSNTTVVLTIIDENDNIPVVIGPALRNNTAEISIPKGAESGFHVTRIRAMDRDSGVNAELSCSIVAGNEENIFVIDPRSCDIHTNVSMESVPYTEWELSVVIQDKGNPQLHTKVLLRCMIFEYAESVTSTAMTSVSQASLDVSMIIIISLGAICAVLLVIMVLFATRCNREKKDTRSYNCRVAESTYQHHPKRPSRQIHKGDITLVPTVNGTLPIRSHHRPSPSSSPTLERGQMGSRQSHNSHQSLNSLVTISSNHVPENFSLELTHATPAVEQVSQLLSMLHQGQYQPRPSFRGNKYSRSYRYALQDMDKFSLKDSGRGDSEAGDSDYDLGRDSPIDRLLGEGFSDLFLTDGRIPADLKTEAYKG, from the exons ATGTACCAAATGAATGCTAAGATGCACTTTAGATTCGTTTTTGCACTCCTGGTGGTATCTTTCAACTCCGATGTACTGGGCAAGAATTTGAAATACAGGATTTATGAGGAGCAGAGGGTTGGATCGGTAATTGCAAGACTATCAGAGGATGTGGCTGATGTTTTAGTTAAGCTACCTAATCCTTCTACCGTTCGCTTTCGAGCCATGCAAAGGGGAAATTCTCCTCTACTCGTGGTCAACGAGGATAGCGGGGAAATCAGCATAGGGGCAAAAATTGACCGCGAACAACTATGCCAGAAAAACTTGAACTGTTCCATAGAGTTTGATGTGATCACTCTACCCACTGAGCATCTGCAGCTTTTCCATATCGAAGTTGAAGTACTGGATATTAATGACAATTCTCCCCAGTTTTCAAGACCTCTCATACCAATTGAGATATCAGAGAGTGCAGCAGTTGGGACTCGTATCCCTCTGGACAGTGCATTTGATCCGGATGTTGGGGAAAATTCCCTCCACACGTACTCTCTCTCTGCCAATGATTTCTTTAATATCGAGGTTCGGACTAGGACTGATGGAGCGAAGTATGCAGAACTCATAGTGGTTAGAGAGCTGGATCGGGAGCTGAAGTCAAGCTATGAGCTTCAGCTCACCGCCTCGGACATGGGGGTGCCTCAGAGGTCTGGCTCATCCATACTAAAAATCAGCATTTCAGACTCTAATGACAACAGCCCTGCTTTTGAGCAGCAGTCTTATATAATACAGCTCTTAGAAAACTCCCCCATTGGCACTTTGCTGCTAGATCTGAATGCCACTGATCCAGATGAGGGCGCTAATGGGAAAATTGTCTATTCCTTCAGCAGTCATGTGTCTCCCAAAATTATAGAGACTTTTAAGATTGATTCAGAAAGAGGACATTTGACTCTTTTCAAGCAAGTGGATTATGAAATCACCAAATCCTATGAGATCGATGTTCAGGCTCAGGATTTGGGTCCAAATTCAATCCCAGCTCATTGCAAAATTATAATTAAGGTTGTGGATGTTAATGACAATAAACCTGAAATTAACATAAACCTCATGTcccctggaaaggaagaaatatctTATATTTTTGAAGGGGATCCTATTGACACATTTGTTGCCTTGGTCAGGGTTCAGGACAAGGATTCTGGGCTGAATGGAGAAATAGTTTGTAGGCTTCACGGACATGGTCACTTTAAACTTCAGAAGACTTATGAAAACAATTACTTAATCTTGACAAATGCCACGCTGGATAGAGAAAAGAGGTCTGAATACAGTTTGACTGTCATCGCTGAGGACAAGGGGACACCCAGTCTCTCAACAGTTAAACATTTTACTGTTCAAATCAATGATGTAAATGACAATCCACCCCACTTCCAGAGAAGTCGATACGAATTTGCAATCTCAGAGAATAACTCGCCAGGGGCATATATCACCACTGTTACGGCCACAGATCCTGATCTTGGAGAAAACGGGCAAGTTACATACACCATTTTGGAGAGTTTTATCCTGGGAAGTTCCATAACTACATATGTAACCATTGACCCATCTAATGGAGCCATCTATGCCCTCAGAATCTTTGATCATGAGGAAGTGAGTCAGATCACTTTTGTGGTCGAAGCAAGAGACGGTGGAAGTCCAAAGCAACTTGTAAGCAATACCACAGTTGTGCTCACCATCATTGATGAAAATGACAACATCCCTGTGGTTATAGGACCAGCACTGCGCAATAATACCGCAGAAATCTCCATCCCCAAAGGGGCTGAAAGCGGCTTTCATGTCACAAGGATAAGGGCAATGGACAGAGACTCTGGTGTGAATGCTGAACTCAGCTGCTCCATAGTAGCAGGTAATGAGGAGAATATCTTTGTAATTGATCCACGGTCATGTGACATCCATACCAACGTCAGCATGGAATCTGTTCCCTACACAGAATGGGAGCTCTCAGTTGTCATCCAGGACAAAGGCAATCCTCAGCTGCATACCAAAGTCCTTCTGCGATGTATGATCTTTGAATATGCAGAGTCAGTGACAAGTACAGCAATGACCTCAGTAAGCCAGGCATCCTTGGATGTCTCCATGAttataattatttccttaggagcAATTTGTGCAGTGTTGTTGGTTATTATGGTGCTGTTTGCAACTAGGTGTAACCGAGAAAAGAAAGACACTAGATCCTACAACTGCAGGGTAGCGGAATCAACTTACCAGCATCACCCAAAAAGACCCTCCAGGCAGATCCACAAAGGGGACATCACATTGGTGCCTACCGTAAATGGCACTCTGCCCATCAGATCTCATCACAGACCGTCTCCTTCTTCATCTCCTACCTTAGAAAGAGGGCAAATGGGCAGCCGGCAGAGTCACAACAGTCACCAGTCCCTCAACAGTCTGGTGACAATCTCATCGAACCACGTGCCAGAGAATTTCTCATTAGAACTCACCCATGCCACCCCTGCTGTTGAG CAGGTCTCCCAGCTTCTTTCAATGCTTCACCAGGGACAATATCAACCAAGGCCAAGTTTTCGAGGAAACAAATATTCCAGGAGCTATAG ATATGCCCTTCAAGACATGGACAAATTTAGCCTGAAAGACAGTGGCCGTGGTGACAGTGAAGCAGGAGACAGTGATTATGATTTGGGGCGAGATTCTCCAATAGACAGGTTGCTGGGCGAAGGATTCAGCGACCTGTTTCTTACAGATGGAAGAATCCCAGCAG atttgaaaACTGAAGcttataaaggttaa